The Thalassotalea piscium sequence ATTTGATATTGATGCGTCAACTGCAACTAATGTAGAAAAGAACAAAAGTTTCACTATTGAGTTTCCTTCAAACGTGCAAGACTCTTTGAGTTATCATTTACAGCATAGGTTCAACTTAATAAAACATCCGGAGCAAAAGCTTTTTGTTTATCCCGTGATTAAAAATGAAGATCAAATCAAAAACTATGTTTATCAATATGATGGTGAAGAAGAATTAATGCTACCATACGGCTTAGTTAAAACCATTAAGCTCAAACGAGAAGTAGTAGAAAAAAAACGTGTAACCTATGCATGGTTTGCTCCAGAGCTAGATTATTTACTGGTAAAACTATACCAAGCTAAAGGCGGTGTTGAACAATTTGAAGCTCAACTCAATACAGTAACCGTAACTGAATAATAAGTTGCAGCATGCCCTCTTTTAGGACCTTAGTAATATAAGGTTCTAAATCATTATTATTAAGCCTCGCCACTTGCTAGTGACTCGCCTAAACAAAAAAGTTGCCATTGTCCACTTGTCATTTTATGCCAACATTCGTCTTGGGTAAGTGGTTGTGTAGCTATCACTGTCACAATATCTTTATCGGTAGTCTCATGATGAAAGTTTATTTTCACTTCTGCATCAATTAACGTAGCCTCACCAAAAGGTGCCTTTCGGGTTATCCAATGTAAATTATTTGAGCAAAATGCAAACAAACAATCTCCGTTGCTTAATAATAAATTAAATACACCTAATACATTAATTTGTGAAGATAGCGTTGCTACATAAGTAAAAAGCTCAATTGGCTCAGGCTCTTTAGTGCCAAACTTATTCTGTAGTTGATCTAACAGCCAACAAAAAGCATGCTCACTATCAGTAGTTCCTATCGGAATATGTAATTTTACGGGTAAGTTTTCAGCAAAATCTTTCAGCTGCCCATTGTGTGCGTAGGTCCAGTTTTTGCCCCACATTTGCCGAATAAATGGGTGAGTATTTTCTAAGCAAACCGCACCAGAGTTTGCCTGTCTGATGTGGCATATAACCGCCTCACTTTTAATAGGGTACTCTGTGACCAGTTTTGCTATTGCTGATTTAGCGCTAGGCAAAGGATCTTTAAAGCTTCGGCATCCTTTTCCTTCGTAAAAAGTAATGCCCCAACCGTCTTTATGTGGCCCAGTGTTACCACCTCTTTGCATGAGTCCACTAAAGCTAAAACATATATCTGTAGGCACATTAGCGCTCATTGCAAGTAATTCACACATAGAAAGATTTACCACTTCACTGATTGTATTTAGGGATATTCGTTTTACACTATTTATAGCCTGTTTACTTATTTAGCATCATAACGATTAAAGTAGAAATTAAGTAGGCGAAATGTACTATACTAAATTTTTAAAAACACGTTGCTATTTTTTACACTTAGAATTAAGCTTTAGCTTAGTGGTCTGACCTGTATTTTACACTTTAAGGAGTTACTTTGGACGCTTTTACTTGGATTCTAGTTGCAATCGCATTTAGTGGTTTTACTGCTTATAGCCGTGCATCACTATCTACTTTTACATTAGGCTTTACTGCCATAATGGCACTTGGCACCTTCATAGATGTTATTTCGTTTTTTTCTTGGCTGTTATTTGCGGTGATCATTGTTCCGTTAAACGTTAGTGATATTCGTAAAAAATATATTAGCCAACCATTATTGGCTATGTTCAAAAAAATAATGCCTGAAATGTCACGCACTGAACAAGAAGCTATTGATGCAGGAACAACATGGTTTGAAGCTGATCTGTTTCGAGGAGCTCCAGATTGGAACAAGCTCCATAGCTACCCTCAGCCTAGCTTAAGTGTTGAGGAACAAGCGTTTCTTGACGGCCCTGTTGAGCAAGTTTGTAAAATGATTAATGACTGGGAAACCACACATGATCGTACAGACATGTCTCCAGAAGTTTGGCAGTTTTTAAAAGACAATAAGTTTTTTGCCATGATCATTAAGAAACAATATGGTGGCTTAGACTTTACTGCTTTTGCACAATCTCGTGTTTTACAAAAACTATCGGGTGCAAGCACAGTACTAGCAAGTACTGTAGGTGTGCCGAATTCGTTAGGCCCTGGTGAATTATTACAACATTACGGTACTAAGGAACAACAAGACTATTACCTACCACGCTTAGCTAAAGGAGATGAGATACCTTGTTTCGCTTTAACCAGCCCTGAAGCTGGCTCTGATGCTGGTGCAATTCCTGACTTTGGTATTGTTTGTCGAGGCGAGTTCGACGGCGAAGAAGTATTAGGTATGAAACTTACATGGAATAAGCGTTACATTACGCTGGCTCCTGTAGCTACTGTTATCGGTTTAGCTTTTAAATTACAAGATCCTGATCACCTTCTAGGTGATGAAGAAGACTTGGGTATAACCTGTGCTTTAATACCAACAAGTGTTGAAGGTGTTATTACAGGCAGAAGACACTTTCCATTAAACGTGCCATTTCAAAATGGTCCAACGCAAGGTGAAGAGGTATTCGTGCCATTAAGCTATATTATTGGTGGCCCAGAAATGGCAGGCCAAGGATGGAGAATGTTAGTTGAGTGCTTATCTGTTGGCAGAGCGATAACATTACCTTCGAATAGTGCTGGTGGTATAAAATCATTAGCACTAGCTACAGGTGCATATAGCCGTATTCGTCGACAATTTAAACTCCCCATTGGTAAAATGGAAGGCGTTGAGGAGGCATTGGCTCGCATTGGTGGTAATGCATACCTAATGGATGCTGTGACTATTATGTCGACAGGTGCTATCGACCTAGGCGAAAAACCATCTGTAATTTCTGCAATTTCTAAATATCATTTAACCGAGAAAATGCGAGATTGTGTAAATGACTCTATGGATATCCATGGAGGTAAAGGTATTTGTTTAGGTGAAAATAACTACTTAGGACGTGCCTACCAAGGTGCTCCAGTTGCAATAACTGTTGAAGGTGCAAACATCCTCACACGTAGCTTAATTATCTATGGACAAGGCGCTATTCGTTGTCATCCGTATGTATTAGCTGAGCTAGCCGCTGGTAATAATGAAAATGAGCAACAAGCAGTGAAAGAGTTTGATCATGCATTGTTTGGACATATCGGGTTTGCAATAAGTAATATTGTTCGCTCAGTTTGGTTCTCATTTACTGGTTCTCGTATCCTTAAAGCACCTTTTAACGATGATACGCGCCGTTACTATCAATTAATGACGCGTTTTAGCTCAAATTTAGCGATGTTATCAGATATAGCAATGCTTGTGCTTGGTGGTGACTTAAAGCGCAAAGAGCGCATCTCAGCTAGGCTAGGTGATGTTTTAAGCTACTTGTATCTAACAAGTGCTACGCTCAAGCGCTTTAACGATGAAGGTAGACAAGCATCAGAACTACCTATGGTAAAGTGGGCTGCTGAAGACTCTTTATACCGCACACAACAAGCTATTGATGAGTTAATTAACAATTTCCCTAATAAGATAGTAGCAGGCGCTTTACGCTTGATAATCTTCCCACTAGGGACTTGGCTACAAAAGCCATCTGATGAATTAGATCATAGCGTGGCACGATTACTACAAACACCTAGTGCGGCAAGAACAGCATTAGGTAAAGGTCAGTACTTAACCCGCGACGAAGATAATTTGTTGGGACAATTAGAGCAAACATTAGATGATATTCTTGCCAGTGAGCCAATTTTCGATAAAATTTGTAAAGCGCTCGGTGAACGATTGCCTTTCTATCGTTTAGGTGAGGTTGCAGATAGAGGTTTAGCCGCAAACTTGATAACTGAGGCCGAAGCCGCGCTGTTAAGAAAGACTGAAGTAGGTCGACTAGCAGCAATTAATGTAGATGATTTTGACAATAGTGAATTAATTACAGCTAAATTTGCTAAGCAGTCAAAGTAATTATCAATTAGTGCGATTAAAGCACCATTAATGACTACAAAAGGTAAGCAAAATATTGCTTGCCTTTTTTTATATCTACTTGATTTTATTTTATTTAAAATCAGCCCATATAATTCTAGCGCACAGTTGTAACAAATAAAGCAATACCTTTCCTCTGCAAACCTCGTTAAAATAGTAACAAGTGTATACTCAAATTAGGTTTTTTTTAATGCTGTCTTTTTTACCATCAGCAGTGTTGATGCCATTCTCATTTATATTATTTTGTTTAAATTTAGTTATTATTGGATCTATTATTACCTTAGGTGGCTTATTAAAATTATTAATTCCAATAAGCTTTTTTCATCGCTTACTCTATGCACCAATGCATTTTTTTTATCGATTATGGGCATTAAATAATTTTTTAATTATTTCACTATTTAATCGTATTGATTGGCAGATGACCGGTACTGAAGACCTCAGTAAAAATGAGTGGTATTTGCTAATTGCAAACCACCAGAGTTGGTTAGACATTATTGTGCTATCTCATTTTTGCAGAAAATACACATCAGATCCTAAATACTTTTTAAAAGAATCATTAAAGAAAGTCCCAT is a genomic window containing:
- a CDS encoding DUF3108 domain-containing protein; translation: MLKKLLCLSVFYGLLVTTVHGEEKTTAPIMVKPFIANYTIIHKSKSVGTATRELKKLDNGLFEYSYQTSIEWLIFNDDRKETSLVEISGDHVTPVDYHYTREGTGRDKSSHWQFDIDASTATNVEKNKSFTIEFPSNVQDSLSYHLQHRFNLIKHPEQKLFVYPVIKNEDQIKNYVYQYDGEEELMLPYGLVKTIKLKREVVEKKRVTYAWFAPELDYLLVKLYQAKGGVEQFEAQLNTVTVTE
- a CDS encoding class II glutamine amidotransferase is translated as MCELLAMSANVPTDICFSFSGLMQRGGNTGPHKDGWGITFYEGKGCRSFKDPLPSAKSAIAKLVTEYPIKSEAVICHIRQANSGAVCLENTHPFIRQMWGKNWTYAHNGQLKDFAENLPVKLHIPIGTTDSEHAFCWLLDQLQNKFGTKEPEPIELFTYVATLSSQINVLGVFNLLLSNGDCLFAFCSNNLHWITRKAPFGEATLIDAEVKINFHHETTDKDIVTVIATQPLTQDECWHKMTSGQWQLFCLGESLASGEA
- the fadE gene encoding acyl-CoA dehydrogenase FadE; the protein is MDAFTWILVAIAFSGFTAYSRASLSTFTLGFTAIMALGTFIDVISFFSWLLFAVIIVPLNVSDIRKKYISQPLLAMFKKIMPEMSRTEQEAIDAGTTWFEADLFRGAPDWNKLHSYPQPSLSVEEQAFLDGPVEQVCKMINDWETTHDRTDMSPEVWQFLKDNKFFAMIIKKQYGGLDFTAFAQSRVLQKLSGASTVLASTVGVPNSLGPGELLQHYGTKEQQDYYLPRLAKGDEIPCFALTSPEAGSDAGAIPDFGIVCRGEFDGEEVLGMKLTWNKRYITLAPVATVIGLAFKLQDPDHLLGDEEDLGITCALIPTSVEGVITGRRHFPLNVPFQNGPTQGEEVFVPLSYIIGGPEMAGQGWRMLVECLSVGRAITLPSNSAGGIKSLALATGAYSRIRRQFKLPIGKMEGVEEALARIGGNAYLMDAVTIMSTGAIDLGEKPSVISAISKYHLTEKMRDCVNDSMDIHGGKGICLGENNYLGRAYQGAPVAITVEGANILTRSLIIYGQGAIRCHPYVLAELAAGNNENEQQAVKEFDHALFGHIGFAISNIVRSVWFSFTGSRILKAPFNDDTRRYYQLMTRFSSNLAMLSDIAMLVLGGDLKRKERISARLGDVLSYLYLTSATLKRFNDEGRQASELPMVKWAAEDSLYRTQQAIDELINNFPNKIVAGALRLIIFPLGTWLQKPSDELDHSVARLLQTPSAARTALGKGQYLTRDEDNLLGQLEQTLDDILASEPIFDKICKALGERLPFYRLGEVADRGLAANLITEAEAALLRKTEVGRLAAINVDDFDNSELITAKFAKQSK